One window from the genome of Paenibacillus azoreducens encodes:
- a CDS encoding 2-oxoacid:ferredoxin oxidoreductase subunit beta, translating into MATFKDFRNQIKPNWCPGCGDFSIQAAIQRAAANSGLEPEQLAVISGIGCSGRISGYIHAYGFHGIHGRSLPIAQGVKLANRDLTVIATGGDGDGFAIGLGHTIHAIRRNINITYIVMDNQIYGLTKGQTSPRSAEGFVTKSTPQGSVETTLSPLELALSAGATFVAQSFSSDIKELTTLVEEAIKHEGFSFINVFSPCVTFNKVNTYEWFKDNIIPLSSFPEYDPSNRIAAMTTLMETSGMVTGLIYQDKTKKSYEDSVPGFRKEALVRQEMSLSREHFDNLVAEFK; encoded by the coding sequence GGCTGCTATCCAGCGCGCTGCCGCCAATTCGGGGCTTGAACCCGAGCAGTTGGCCGTTATTTCGGGAATTGGCTGCTCGGGCCGGATTTCCGGTTATATCCATGCATACGGATTTCACGGCATTCACGGCCGTTCCTTGCCTATTGCGCAAGGCGTCAAGCTGGCGAACCGCGATCTGACGGTCATTGCGACCGGGGGCGACGGAGACGGTTTTGCCATCGGTCTGGGCCATACCATCCATGCCATCCGCAGAAATATCAACATTACCTATATCGTAATGGACAATCAGATTTACGGATTGACCAAAGGACAGACCTCCCCGCGGAGCGCGGAAGGGTTCGTGACCAAAAGCACGCCGCAAGGCTCCGTGGAAACGACGCTTTCGCCGCTAGAGCTGGCTTTGTCTGCCGGCGCGACCTTTGTCGCGCAGTCGTTCTCCAGCGATATCAAAGAACTGACGACGCTGGTGGAGGAAGCGATCAAGCATGAGGGGTTTTCCTTTATCAATGTATTCAGCCCTTGCGTAACGTTTAATAAGGTGAATACCTATGAATGGTTTAAAGACAACATTATTCCGCTTAGTTCCTTTCCGGAGTATGATCCGTCGAACCGGATCGCGGCAATGACGACGCTGATGGAAACAAGCGGCATGGTTACCGGCCTCATCTATCAGGACAAAACGAAAAAGAGTTATGAAGATTCGGTGCCGGGCTTCCGCAAAGAGGCGCTTGTCCGGCAGGAAATGTCATTATCGCGTGAACATTTTGACAATCTTGTAGCGGAATTTAAATAA